GCGATCGCGCTCCGGTGCGCAGACGAGCACGTCGTGATGCTCGGCCAGTGCGCCAGCCAGCGCGGCCAGGCCCGGCGCGAAATAACCGTCGTCGTTTGATATTAGTATGCGCATGCACTCTCCCCGGTCGGCCCTATTCTAGCTGCACCACCGGAGACGACAAAATGGGACTAGTCCGGCCGTTGTGACCGCGCCCCCGCCCCTGAGCCCAAACGGGCGGAAACCACGCCGCACGCGGCAATGAGCAGCATTGCCAGATAGCTCGACGGCGGCAGGCGGTCGCCCCACAACAGCACGCCGAACAAGGTCGAGAACACGACGGTCAGGTAGGCCAGGCTGGCGACGACCAGCGACTTGCCCTTGCTGTAGGCGCGCGTCATCGACAGCTGCGCGATGGTCGCACTGATCCCCATGCCGAGCACGACCCACAGGTTGTCGAGATGCAGCGGCGCCAGCGCCCCCGGCTGCAGCAGCATCCAGATGCCGGCACCGAGCGACGACACCAGCGAGAAGTAGAACACCGTCCGCCATTCCGGCTCGCCGCGGCGACCAAGCTCGTGCACGTTCAGGTAGGCGATGCTGGCGAGCAGCCCCGAGCACAAGCCCAGTACGCCGGCCAGCCATTCGTCGCCGTGGATTGCCGGCCGCAACAGCAGCACGACGCCGGCGAAGCCGAACAGGATGGCCAGCACCTGGCGGCTCATCGGCCACTGCCGGTACCAGAGCGTGGAAACCACCATCAGGAACAGTGGCGAGGTGTAGTTGAGCGTCACCGCAGTCGACAGCGGCAGGCGACTGATCGCGTAGAAGTACAGCATCAGCGACAGGAAGCCGGAAATGCTGCGCCCGAGATGAACCTGCAGCAGCGGCCAGGATACCCGCAGCGGTCGCCGCGCCGGCAGCGCGATCAGCAGGATCCCGACGAAGCCGGCCAGGCAGCGGTAGAACACCAGTTCGGCGGTGCTGAAGCTGCGGCTGCCGAGTTTGACGAACACCCCCATCACGCCGAAGCTCAGGCACGCGATCACCATCCAGAACGGGCCGGAGTCTTTCAGGCGATGCCAGTGCGTTGCGGTCATGGGCGGGCTCGACGAATGAAAAAAGGCAGCCACAGGCTGCCTTGTGTACTGACGCGATGATCGGCCTGCATGGCCGCCCGCGCCATTGGGCCAAGCCCTAAGCGCGGATCGCGTCGCCGAGCTCCCGGCGCAGGAACTGGTGGAAGTGGCGCATGCCGTCCTCCATCGGGCTCTGGTACGGGCCGACCTCGTTGCGGCCGGCCTTGTACAGCGCCATCCGTCCCGCTTCCATCCGGTTGATGATTTCGACGTCCTCGACCGCCGTCTCGGCGTAGGCGGCCTGCTCGGCGGCGACGAACTCGGGCTCGAACCAGGCGATGTCTTCCGGGTAATAGAACTCGACAACGTTTTTGTAGCTGCGCGGCCCGGTCGGAATCAGCGTAGAGATCACCAGCGTGTGCGGATACCACTCGACCATCACATTCGGGTAGTAGGTCAGCCAGATCGCGCCGTGCTCGGGCACCTTGTCGCCGTAGTAGGCCTGAACCTGCTTGTGCCACTCCTGGTAGACCTTGGAGCCGGGTTTGGCGAGGGCGTTGTTGACGCCGACGGTCTGCACCGAGTGCCAGTCGCCGAACTCCCACTTCAGGTCGTCGCAGGTGACGAAACGGCCAAGGCCGGGATGGAATGGCTCGACGTGGTAGTCCTCGAGGTAGACCTCGATAAAGGTCTTCCAGTTGCCTTCGTATTCGTCGACCTGGACGCTGTGGAACACATAGTTCGAAAAGTCGAGGTGCTTGGCAACGCCAAGATCCTTGAGGTCGGCCTCGATGTCGCGACCGTTGCTCTCGAACAGCAGGCCGTTCCACTGCACCAGCCCGGTTTCCGGCAGATGCAGGCACGGATTGCCCGGAAAATGCGGCGCCCCGGCGAGCTTGCCGTGCTGGTCGTAGGTCCAGCGATGCAGCGGGCAGACGGTGTGCGTGCCGTTGCCGCGACCGGACAGCATCGTGGCCTGACGGTGGCGGCAGATATTGGAAAGGAGTTTGACGCCTTGATCGGTGCGCTTCAGGTACTTGGCACCGTCGGTCATCTCGAGTACGTGATAGTCGCCGACTTCCGGGACCATCAGCTGGTGACCGATGTACTTCGGCCCCCGTGCGAACAGGCGCTCCTGCTCGATCTGGAAAAGGGTTTCGTCAAAGTAGGACGACACAGGGAGCTGGGTCGTCATATCCAGCTGCAAGGCTGCAGCCGTAGCCAGATTCGTCATGTTTATCCCACACCCCCTGGGCTAGAAGGTCTAAGACGTCTCGCCACTTTGTGACCAGGTCACGATGGGTGGGCAAGCCATCAATTCATCACATGCCGGATGGATGTCCGGCCCGAAAAAAGACGGGGATTTTGCCCTGCCGGCACAGGCCGGGCAAGCCAAAACGACGAAAATATCGAGAAAAATTAGAAATTTAGCCCGAAATCCGGCCGGCGAACAGACGGCGCGGCACGAAGCCGCATGGAACCGAAAGGACAGCAAGACGGTGCCAGCACTGCCGGGGGCGCGGACAAGGTGGCAAAATGGCGGTTTCGGCCCGGCTTTCCCGCCGCGCCCAGCCAAGACAAGGAACCGAATTGCTTTCCAACGATGTACTGCGCAGCGTGCGCTACATGCTCGACATCAGCGACGCCAAGCTCGTCGAAATCACCGCCCTCGCCGGCTTCGAGGCCCAGCTGGCCGACGTCCGGGCCTATCTCAAGAAGGACGACGAGGACGGCTACAAGCATTGCGACAACCAGATGTTCGCCCACTTCCTCGACGGCCTGGTGGTGTACAGGCGCGGCAAGGACGACAGCCGCCCCCTCCCGGAGGCCGTCTGGCCGGTCTCGAACAACACGGTGCTGAAGAAGCTGCGCGTCGCGTTCGAACTCAAGGACGAGGACATGCACGCCATCCTCGCCAGCGTGGACTTCGACGTTTCCAAGCCGGAGCTCAGCGCGCTGTTCCGCAAGGAAGGCCAGAAGAACTTCCGCCGCTGCGGCGACCAGTTGCTGCGCAACTTCCTCAAGGGACTGACGATGCGGATTCGCGGCTGAGTCCATCGAATGGAAACAGCCCGGCTTGGCCGGGCTGTTTTTCATCGTCCGTCCGCGCCGGACTCAATCGTCGCCGCGCGGATTGCGTCCCAGCGGGCTGGGCTGCTTGCGTTCTTTGGCCAGATTGATCTGCTTCTGCCGCTCGCGGGCGCCGGCGCGGGTCTTCTCGCTCAGGCTGTCCCGGCAATGCGGGCAGCTGATGCCTTCGACGTAATCCGGCGACTGGCGCTCGTCCACCGACACCGGTTCGCGGCAGGCATGGCAGAGCACATAGTCGCCTTCGGACAGGTCGTGACGCACCGTCACCCGGTTGTCGAAGACGAAACAGTCGCCGCGCCACAGCGACTCGTCCTGCGGTACGGTTTCCAGATACTTGAGGATGCCGCCCTTCAGGTGATAGACCTCGTCGAAACCCGCGCCGAGCATGTAGCTCGATGCCTTCTCGCAGCGGATGCCGCCGGTGCAGAACATCGCCACCTTCTTGTGGCGGGCCGGATCGAAGTGCGCGCTCACGTAGTCGGGAAACTCGCGGAAGCTCTCGGTTTTCGGGTCGATGGCGCCTTCGAACGTACCGATGGCTACTTCGTAATCGTTGCGGGTATCGATCAGCAGGACTTCCGGATCGCTGATCAGCGCATTCCAGTCCTGCGGCTCGACATAGGTGCCGACGCGCTTGTTCGGATCGACACCGTCGACGCCGAGGGTGACGATTTCCTTCTTCAGCTTGACCTTGGTGCGCAGGAAAGGCTGCTCGTCGCAATACGATTCCTTGTGGTCGACATCGACCAGGCGCGGATCGGCACGCAGCCAGCCCAGCAGGGCGTCGATCGCGGCGCGCGTGCCGGACACCGTGCCGTTGATGCCTTCCCCGGCGAGCAGCAGCGTGCCCCTCACGCCGTTGTCGAGCATGCATTGCAGCAGCGGCTCGCGCAGCGCGGCGTAATCGTCCAGCGTAACGAACTTGTACAGGGCCGCGACCACGATGGGCCGGGCGGTTTGATGCGACATCGGTATTCTCCAGGTGGTCGCCCTCGCAAAGGGCGGACCGGATCAATGACAAGGCCGGCTCTGTGGCCGGCGCTACCCGCATTTTACCCGCTCCGGCGCCGCGATTGCAGGCCGTGACATCCCGGCCGTCAGCCCCGACAATAGCCGGCTGCCGACCGACAGGATGACGCCGACCATGGCCATCGACCTTGCCAGCGCAAAACAGCAGTTTCTCGATTTCGTCGCCAGCCGCAGAACACTGGCGATCGCCTGCCTCGACGATGCAGGCGCACCGTTCATCAGCTACGCGCCGTTCGTCCATCGCGAAGGCCGTTTCTACATCTACATCAGCCGCCTGGCCGAGCACTACCGCTTCATCGACGCGCACCGGCAGGCCAACGTGATGCTGCTCGCCGACGAGGCGGACACCGCCAACCTGTTCGGCCGCGAGCGTGCGCGCTGGCTGTGCGACGTGACCAGGCTCGGCGACGACGGCAACGACGCGGTGTTTGCACTGTTCGACGAGCGCTTCGGCGAGAAGATGCTGGCCCTGCTGCGCGGGCTCGATTTCTCGCTGTTCGAGCTGACGCCGCAAACGGGCCGTTACGTCGTCGGCTTCGGCAAGGCGTTCGACGTCAGCATCGACGGCGCGCAGTTCGATCACGTCGTCGTCGACCGGAAAACCGCCTGAATCGGCGCACGTTGATGTAACGCAAATCCCCGATTGCAATTGCCGCCCGGGATCGCCCCATAATCGGCCATGGACCTGCACGCGCACCACGCCGCCCGGGCGGCAACCATCCTGCTGATCGACGACGATGCCGAAATCCGGACCCTGCTGACCGAGTACCTCGGCCGTGCCGGCTTCGGGGTCCGGGCGCTGCCCGACGGCAGCACGCTGATGTCGGTACTCAAGCAGGATGCGATCGACCTGGTCGTGCTCGACATCATGCTCCCCGGTCACGACGGGTTTACGCTGTGCCGGATGATCCGGCAGTTCTCGACCGTGCCGATCATCATGCTGACGGCGGCGTCGGACGAGGCGGACAAGGTGATCGGGCTCGAATTCGGCGCCGACGACTACATGGCCAAGCCGTTCAGCGCGCGCGAGCTGCTGGCGCGGATCAAGGCGCTGCTGCGGCGCAACCAGATGGCGCAGACACCGGCATCCGGCGCCGAACCGCGCTATCTGGTGTTCGGCGACTGGAAGCTCGACGTGCTGCGCCGCGAGCTGCTGCATGCCGACGGCAGCGTCGAACCGATTTCCGGCACCGAATACGCGCTGCTGTCGCTGTTCCTGCGCCACGCGCACGAGGTGCTCGACCGCGATGCGATCTCCGAGATCACCCGCCACCGCGAGAACAACCCGCTCGATCGCGGCGTCGACGTTCAGGTCAGCCGGCTGAGGCAACGTCTGCGCGACGGCCAGCGCGAGCTGGTGCGCGCGGTGCGCAATCAGGGCTACATGCTCTGTGCCGATGTCCGGCGCGAATACTGACATCGCCCCCTCGACGGGCGGCGAATGGTGGCGCCGGCTGGCGCGCCTTTACCCGCGCTCGCTGTTCGGCCGCGTCTGGTGCATGCTGGTCGCCGCGCTGCTGCTGGCCGAGCTGCTGGCCGGCGCGCTCTGGTACTACCAGTACCGCTCGCGCATCGACGCCGGGCTGGAAAGCGCGATCCGCAGCATGACGCAGGGCGTCATTGCCACGGTCAACTTCATGAGCGCGCTGCCGCGCAACTACCGCCAGCTGGTGCTGGCGCAGCAGCGCGAGCTGGGCGGCTCGCAGTTCTTCGTCTCGATCAACAATCACGAGCTGAAACAGCAGCCGCTGCCCGCCAGCAAGGCCGGCCGGAAAATCGTCGAGATCGCCACGCGCGAGCTGGCGCTGCACCTGCGCAGCGACCAGCCCGTAAGCGTCGCGCTGACCCGCGCCGACCAGCTCCGCGTGTTCAACGCTGGCGTGCTGATGGCCGATCTGCCGCCGGGCTGGGCGCGGTTCTCGCTGCCCATCCTGCGCCAGAACGCGCCCATTCTGGTGCTGCAGCTGCAGATCAATCCGAAGGAATGGCTGTTCCTCGCCGCACCGCTGCCACCGCCTTACGACGCCCTCGACGTCCCCTTCCTCACGCCGCGGCAGTTCTGGTTCACTGCCTTCGGCATGCTGCTGGTGCTGCTGTTCACCTGGCCGCTGCTGCGGCGCGAACTCAAGCCGATCGAGGCGCTGGCGAGCGCGGCCGAAGAACTCGATTCGCGGCTGGACGTGCCGCCGCTGCCCGAGGCCGGCAATGCCGAGTTCGTCGCCGCGACGCGGGCGTTCAACCGGATGCAGGGCCGGCTGCGCGCCTACCTGCACAACCGGGAAATGCTGTTCACCGCCATCAGCCACGACCTGAAAACCCCGATCACCCGGCTGCGGCTGCGCGCCGAGATGCTCGACGACGAGACGCAGCAGCAGAAGTTCGAGGCCGACCTCAAGGATCTGGAGCTGATGGTCAAGGGGGCGCTGCAGAGCATGAAGGACACCGACATCCACGAGAACATCGAGCGGGTCGACGTGATGCAGCTGCTCGCGCAACTGATCGAAGCCTACGGCGAGCGCGTGCTGCTGCGGGGCAAGGTGGCGCCGATACGCGGCCGGCCGCTGGCGATCCGCCGCTGCATCGGCAACCTGATCGACAACGGCCTCAAGTTCGGCCGCCATGTGACGCTGACGCTCGACGAGCAGGCGGACCGGATCACGCTGTTCGTCGGCGACGACGGCCCCGGCCTGCCGGACAGACTGCTGGAGAAGGTTTTCGAACCGTATTTCCGCGGCCACCACGATCAGGGCGGGACCGGACTCGGGCTGGCGATCGCCCGCAGCATCGCCCGCAGCCACGGCGGCGAACTGGTGCTGCACAACGATCCGCAAGGCGGCCTGATGGCGACACTGGTGCTGCTGCGCAATGGCTGAAACGATGAAGAAACTGCTTGCAACCTGCCTGCTGGCGCTGAGTCTCCCGGCGCAGGCAGGACAGATCGAGGTGCTGCACTACTGGACGCTGCCGAGCGAGGTCACCGCGCTGGCGCTCCTGAAGTCGAAGCTGGGCCGGCACGGGCTGTACTGGAAGGATTTCGTCGTGCCCGGCGGCGGCGGCGAGAGCGCCTACGCGGTGCTGCAGGCCCGGGCCATCGCCGGCGACCCGCCGATGGCGGCGCTGATGGAAGGGCCGATCATCCAGGAATGGGCGTCGCTGGGCTTTCTGGCCGCCCCCTACCCGCCGGCGAGGGAAAAGCAGTGGGACGCCGTCCTGCCGGCCGTGGTTCGCGACGCGGTCAAGTACAAGGGCCGTTACGTGGCGCTGCCGACCGACCTGCACAGGATCAACTGGATGCTGGTGAACCCGGCGCCGTTCGATGCGCTGAAACTGCCGGTGCCGGCAAGCTGGGACGCGTTCTTCAAGGTGGCGCCCAGGCTCAAGGCGGCCGGTTACATCCCGCTGTCGCTGGGCAAGCTCGACTGGCAGGAGACGACGCTGTTCGAGAGCGTCCTGCTCGGCCTGACCGATGGCGCGTTCTACCGCAAGGTCTTCGTCGAACAGGACAGCGCCGCCATCAACAGCGCGCGAATGGTGGCCGTGCTCGAACGCTTCCGGCAGTTGCGCCAGTACGCCGCACCGGGGAGCACCGGCAAGTCGCCGGAAATGGCGGCAATACGCAGCGGCCGCGCGGCGATGTTCATCATGGGCGATTGGGCCAAGGCCGACCTGGTCCTGCAGGGCATGGTGCCGGGCAAGACGCTGCGCTGCGTGCCCGCGCCGGGCACCGCCGGCTACTTCGTTTACGGGCTGGACAGCTTTGCACTGTTCCGCACGGCCGAAAGCGCGGCGGACACGCAGGCGGCACTGGCCGACGTGCTGATGAACCCGGCGCTCCAGTCGGAGCTGGCCCGGCGCAAGGGCGCCATTCCGCCCCGCACCGACGCAAGCCACGAAGGGTTCGACAGTTGCGGGCTCGACGCGGTCAGCGCCTTCCGCGACGCCGAAAAGCACGGCCGCCTGCTGCCGAGCATGGCGCACTCGATGGCCACGTCGCAGCAGGCGCGCGAGGTGTTCTTCCGGGTGATCAGCTACTACTTCAACCACCCCGAGCAGAGCAGCCAGCAGGCGGCAAGGCAGATTGACGCCGCCCTGCAGGCTTTGCGCTACTGAGTCCTTAAGCCCAAGCGCTTAAAGCCCGTCGTCCTGTGCGCTGGCGCGAGCCTGCTGCCGCGCAAGCCGCTCGCGCAGGCTGGCCACGCCGGCCCTGCCCGCCGCCTGCGCACGTGTGACGAAATCGCCGACGCCGGCAATCTCGTCGCGCTCGAGCGCGACTTCGGCAAACATCGCCATATTGCTGCCGGCGATCACGTCGCAGGGCTGCGACTGCGCCAGGGCGATTTGCGATGCGAGCTTGAACGGCGAGCCGCCGAGCAGGTCGGTGAGGAACACGATGCCGGCGCCGGCCGGCAGGCTGGCGACGGCGGCATTCAGGTGTGCCTCGAGTTCGGCGGTGCCGAGCTCGGGCGGAAAGTCGACGGCGACGGCCTGCGCTTGCGGGCCGAACACCTGCTCGACCGCGCCGAGCAGGCCCGAGGCGAACCGGCCGTGGCCGGTGACGATGAGGCTGATCATGGAGACTCCTTCTGTGACGCGGGCGTCCGTGATGCAGGAAAGGGAGCGGCGGTTACAGGAACCGCCGCCTCCGGCACGGCGGGAGGGGGACCGGCCGGAAAAACGGGTCAGAGGATGCCGAGCCAGGACAGCGCGATCGAGAGCACGAAGGTGATCAGGATCAGCATGACCGGATGCACCTGCTTTTTCTTCAGCAGGTAGTACATCAGCATCACGTAGCCCATCGGCAGCAGGTTGGGAAAGACCTTGTCGAAGAAGTCTTTCTGCAGCCCGACGCTGTGGGTGGCGTCGATCGCGAAGCTGGCGATGACGTTGATGTGCACATAGGACGCAATCAGCCCGCCGATCACCGTCACCCCGAGGATGGTTGCCGACTTGGCGATCATCGTCGAGCTGTCCTTGATCTTGTCGATGGCCTTGACCCCGAGCGTATAGCCCATGTGGGTCCAGCCGACGCGCATGAAGAACACCACGAGGTAGACAAGGAAGAAGATCAGCGGCCCGAGCACATTGCCCTGGATCGCGAACGACGCGCAGACACCGGCGACGATCGGCAACAGCGTGAACCAGAACAGCGCATCGCCGATACCGGCGATCGGCCCGAACAGCGCCACCTTCAGGCCCTTGATCAGCGCGCGGTCCTCCTTCTTCTCCTCGAGCGAGATCAGCAGCCCCATCAGGAAGCCGACGAGGTTCGGGTGGGTGTTGATGAACTCGAGGCTGTCCTTGTTGGCGGCCTTCAGCCCGTCCGGATCGTCGCGATAGATCTTTTTCAGCAGCGGCTGCATGGCCGTGGTGAAGCCGACCGACTGCATCCGTTCGTAGTTGAAACCGGCCTGCAGCATCGACGAGCGGAAAGCGAGCTTGGTGATGTCGCCCTTGGTGACGACGGCGTCGTCGCTGGACGTGGTGTGATCAGATGCCATTGCTGAAATCCTCCTCTGGCTGGGCAGCGGGTGCGGCAGGCGCCGCTTCGGGCTTGCTGTTGAAGTAGACGAACAGGGCGAAGGCCGCGCCCATCACCGCCACCGGCAGCAGGTTCTGGATCTGCACGTAGCAGACGAACAGGAAGCCGGCGAGCAGGTACGGCACGTACTGCATCTTCAGCATCACCCGCAGCAGCAGGCCGAAACCGACCGCGGGCAGGATGCCGCCGGCGACTTCGAAGCCGTGGCTCAGCCAGCCCGGCATCGACTTCACCAGCGCCTGCATTGCGCCCTGCGCCGAGTATGCGCACAGGAACACCACCAGCGCGTAGGTGCAGGCAACGATCAGCGTCATCAGCAGGCTCATCCGGCCCAGCCCGGTGGTGTTGTTGTCGCGCACATAGCGCTCGACCTTGGGCATGAACATCGAGAACGCCGAGTAGTAGAACAGGATGATGTACTGCATCAGCAGGCTGAACGGCAGCCCGAGGCCGATCGCGGTCTTCGGATCGACGCCGGCGCTGTGCGCGATCACCGTGGTCATGATCCCGGCAAGGATCGGGTTTGGCGGTTGCACGCCGCCGGCCGGGGTCAGCCCGGCGAAGGCCAGCTCGGTCAGCCCGCCGGTAATCAGGCCGATCTGCAGGTCGCCGAGAATGGCGCCGGTGATCGTGCAGACGATGATGGGCCGGAACAGGAACAGCGCCTCGAGCCAGAAGTCGATCCCGAAAATGAAGGCGACGCCGGCCAGCATCAGCCCCTGCATCAGTGTGATTTCATGCATGACGGTCTCCCCTACTGGATGGTGTCCTTGGTGTCCCCGGGCGTGTCCTGGATGAACACGTTGATGCCGGCGGCCTTGAGCGCGCGCAGGTCGGCAAGGTCGGCGTCGTCGACGTAGACCTTCTTGGACAGCGGCCGCTTGCCCTCGGAGAAATGCATGTTGCCGACGTTGACGTCGCGGATCGGCACACCGCTGTCGACCAGCCGGCGCACCGTCGCCGGGGTGCGGCAGATCAGGAAGATCTGCTGTGCGGGCGATGCCTTGTGGATCACGGCAATGGTCTTCTCGACCGTGAAAAAGCGGATGCCGACGCCGACCTGGTCGGCGGTGATGGCCATCAGCTTCTGCTGCATTTCGTCGGCGGCGGTGACGTCGTCGACGACGACAAGCAGGTTGGCGCCGAGCGCGGTGGTCCACGTCACGCCGACCTGGCCGTGGACCAGCCGGTTGTCGATGCGGGTGAGCAGGATGTTGGGTGCGGTCATCTTGGACTCCTTCTGTTCGCCGTCCCTCGGTGGGGCGTTGGAAACGAGTCTAGAAAGCCGCGCTGCCGCGAAGGCTACATCTCATTGAGCATTTGTCTCGACACTGCAAACCGGCACGGCAAATGTTTCGGCGCGGCAACAAAACGGACAAAGGTTGCAGCGGCGGCGGATTTTGATACCGAGTGCGCGCCGGGCAGGCGCTAGCCTGACGGGCATCGATCACGAACAGGAGCTTCGCTCATGCAAACCCGCATTCATGCCGACCCGGCCGCGCTGGCCGACGCCGTCGCCACCCTGATCGCCGACTGCGTCCGCGCCAAACCCGACGCGGTAGTGTGTCTGGCCGGCGGCGACACGCCGCGCGCGGCCTATGCGCGGCTGGTGGCAATGCAGCGCGCCGGCGAGGTCGATTTGTCGCGGGTGGTTTACGTCGGCCTCGACGAATGGGTCGGCCTGCCCGCCGACTATCCCGGAAGCTGCCGCGCCTTCATGCAGGAAACCGTGTTCGGCCCGCTGGCGGTGCCGCCGGAACGTATCGTGTTCTACGACGCCGTGGCCGGCGATCTGGCGGCCGAGTGCCGCCGCGTCGACGCCTTTCTGGCCGAGCGCGGTCCGCTCGATCTGGTGCTGCTCGGCATGGGCATGAACGGCCATCTGGGCATGAACGAACCGGGCTGCGCCGAGGACAGCGGCAGCATCGTCACCGAACTCGACCCGGTTACCGTCAGCGTCGGCCAGAAGTACTTCGGCGCGCAGCAACCGGTGCTCAGGCAAGGCATCACTCTCGGCATCGGCAGCATCATGCAGGCGCACTGCGCGGTACTGATGGTCAGCGGGGACAAAAAAGCCGAAACGGTGCACAAGGCGCTGCAGGGCGACATCGGCAACCCGCTGCCGGCCAGCCTGCTGCGCCGGCATGGCAACGCAATCGCGATGCTCGACGCCGAAGCGGCGCGGCTGCTCGCCCCTGCACCCTGCTGATCCGCCGCTGGCAGCCCGGCGCACGCCCGCCTGCTTCAGGCGCCCGCAATGACAGAACGGCCCGCCATCCGGCGGGCCGTTTTCACGTCAAACCGACCGTGATCAAGCGATCAGGCCGTCGCTTGCGGCTCGACCGGCAGCGGCCGGCCTGCGCGAAACGGGGGTTGCCTTGCGGATCACAGCAAGCCATGCCGCAACGCGTATTCGTACAATTCCCTGTCGTTCGATATCCCCAGCTTTTTCTGAGCGGCGATTTTCTGGTGACTGATCGTCTTGACGCTGCGGTGCAGCATCTCGGCAATGCCGGACACCGTGTTCCCTTCGACAAACAGCCTCAGTACTTCCAGCTCCTTTCTCGACAACTCGGTCTGCGCGATTTCCCCGCGGGAAGTCAGATGGCTGAGCCGCGCTTCGTCCAGGATTTTTCTGACGGTTGCATCGATATAGGTTCCGCCCGCGACAACGGTACGGACCGCATTGACGACCTCATCCTGCCGGCCGCTTTTCAGCAGAATGCCATTGCCCCCGGTTTCCAGAATGCTTTCCAGCAGCAGGGGATTGGCCATCATGGTCAGGATGATCAGCTTTGCTTCCGGGTATTTGCGCCTGAGGTGGGCAATCAGCGTCAACCCGTCGCCATACTTGCCGCCCGGCATATAGAAATCGCAGATCAGGACATCCGGACTCGTCTTTTCGATCAGCTCGACCAGCTCGGTCGAGTCCGCCGCCTCGCCGCAGATCTCAAGGTCCTGCTCGCTTTCGAAAGCCATGCGGATACCCAGCAACACGATCGGATGGTCATCCGCCAAAACCACTTTGATGCTCATGGCAACACCTCCAATATCGGACTCAGATAATCATTCAGCCACCGGACATCGTCTGCCGTATCGTCCATTGCGCCTTCGGCCGCACGCTCCTCCAGGCGGGCACAGTACTCCACGGCATCCGCCGCGCCGATGGTCGCCAACGCGCCCTTGAGCCGGTGTGCATGGACAACGACCGATGCCGAATCGCCGCCCGGAATGGCCGCCAGCACCGCAAGCCAGTCCGCTCTGGCCGTCGAAACGAACAGTTCTCTCATCGCCGGTTTGAGTCCTTCCAGATGGGGCAGCACGTTCGCCGGAGGAGATGCGCTGCGCATGCGAAACGGCGCCAAAGCCGCCGTCAGTTCCGCCAGGGACACGGGCTTGGCCAGATGGGCGTCCATCCCCGCCGCCAGGCAACGCGCCGCCTCCTCCGGCTGTGCATTCGCCGTCACCCCGACGATCGGGACGCCGATGCCGTCCACACGCAATTGCCGCGCCAGCGCGTAGCCGTCCAGATTCGGCATGTTCACGTCGGTCAGCATCACGTCGTAGCGCTCGCCCCGGCGCCAGCGCTGCAGCGCCTCGCGGCCGTCGGCCACCAGCGTGACCGTGCAGCCGAGCTGTTCGAGCTGGTCGCTCATCACCAGCTGGTTGATCGGGTGGTCTTCCACCACCAGCACGTGCAGCCCGCGGTGCGCCGCCGGCTCGCCCCCGGCTGCCGCCGC
This window of the Jeongeupia sp. USM3 genome carries:
- the agaB gene encoding PTS galactosamine transporter subunit IIB, which translates into the protein MTAPNILLTRIDNRLVHGQVGVTWTTALGANLLVVVDDVTAADEMQQKLMAITADQVGVGIRFFTVEKTIAVIHKASPAQQIFLICRTPATVRRLVDSGVPIRDVNVGNMHFSEGKRPLSKKVYVDDADLADLRALKAAGINVFIQDTPGDTKDTIQ
- the agaF gene encoding PTS galactosamine/N-acetylgalactosamine transporter subunit IIA, coding for MISLIVTGHGRFASGLLGAVEQVFGPQAQAVAVDFPPELGTAELEAHLNAAVASLPAGAGIVFLTDLLGGSPFKLASQIALAQSQPCDVIAGSNMAMFAEVALERDEIAGVGDFVTRAQAAGRAGVASLRERLARQQARASAQDDGL
- the agaD gene encoding PTS galactosamine transporter subunit IID, which gives rise to MASDHTTSSDDAVVTKGDITKLAFRSSMLQAGFNYERMQSVGFTTAMQPLLKKIYRDDPDGLKAANKDSLEFINTHPNLVGFLMGLLISLEEKKEDRALIKGLKVALFGPIAGIGDALFWFTLLPIVAGVCASFAIQGNVLGPLIFFLVYLVVFFMRVGWTHMGYTLGVKAIDKIKDSSTMIAKSATILGVTVIGGLIASYVHINVIASFAIDATHSVGLQKDFFDKVFPNLLPMGYVMLMYYLLKKKQVHPVMLILITFVLSIALSWLGIL
- a CDS encoding 6-phosphogluconolactonase, yielding MQTRIHADPAALADAVATLIADCVRAKPDAVVCLAGGDTPRAAYARLVAMQRAGEVDLSRVVYVGLDEWVGLPADYPGSCRAFMQETVFGPLAVPPERIVFYDAVAGDLAAECRRVDAFLAERGPLDLVLLGMGMNGHLGMNEPGCAEDSGSIVTELDPVTVSVGQKYFGAQQPVLRQGITLGIGSIMQAHCAVLMVSGDKKAETVHKALQGDIGNPLPASLLRRHGNAIAMLDAEAARLLAPAPC
- a CDS encoding response regulator transcription factor gives rise to the protein MSIKVVLADDHPIVLLGIRMAFESEQDLEICGEAADSTELVELIEKTSPDVLICDFYMPGGKYGDGLTLIAHLRRKYPEAKLIILTMMANPLLLESILETGGNGILLKSGRQDEVVNAVRTVVAGGTYIDATVRKILDEARLSHLTSRGEIAQTELSRKELEVLRLFVEGNTVSGIAEMLHRSVKTISHQKIAAQKKLGISNDRELYEYALRHGLL
- the agaC gene encoding PTS galactosamine transporter subunit IIC yields the protein MHEITLMQGLMLAGVAFIFGIDFWLEALFLFRPIIVCTITGAILGDLQIGLITGGLTELAFAGLTPAGGVQPPNPILAGIMTTVIAHSAGVDPKTAIGLGLPFSLLMQYIILFYYSAFSMFMPKVERYVRDNNTTGLGRMSLLMTLIVACTYALVVFLCAYSAQGAMQALVKSMPGWLSHGFEVAGGILPAVGFGLLLRVMLKMQYVPYLLAGFLFVCYVQIQNLLPVAVMGAAFALFVYFNSKPEAAPAAPAAQPEEDFSNGI
- a CDS encoding ABC transporter substrate-binding protein, which translates into the protein MKKLLATCLLALSLPAQAGQIEVLHYWTLPSEVTALALLKSKLGRHGLYWKDFVVPGGGGESAYAVLQARAIAGDPPMAALMEGPIIQEWASLGFLAAPYPPAREKQWDAVLPAVVRDAVKYKGRYVALPTDLHRINWMLVNPAPFDALKLPVPASWDAFFKVAPRLKAAGYIPLSLGKLDWQETTLFESVLLGLTDGAFYRKVFVEQDSAAINSARMVAVLERFRQLRQYAAPGSTGKSPEMAAIRSGRAAMFIMGDWAKADLVLQGMVPGKTLRCVPAPGTAGYFVYGLDSFALFRTAESAADTQAALADVLMNPALQSELARRKGAIPPRTDASHEGFDSCGLDAVSAFRDAEKHGRLLPSMAHSMATSQQAREVFFRVISYYFNHPEQSSQQAARQIDAALQALRY